The following coding sequences lie in one Heliangelus exortis chromosome 6, bHelExo1.hap1, whole genome shotgun sequence genomic window:
- the DUSP19 gene encoding dual specificity protein phosphatase 19 has product MHSLAQEIRSFSRTNLRKQRTRVTTLTGRRIIETWRGSCLQVEEEAAAVAPGYVQDLSADLQVGVVKPWLLLGSQDAAHDLETMKKHKVTHVLNVAYGVQNAFLDDFIYKTISILDLPETDIISYFPECFEFIEKAKLQDGVVLVHCNAGVSRAAAVVIGFLMNSEGLSFARAYSLVKNARPAACPNPGFMEQLHKYQEQNIKANGSINDHN; this is encoded by the exons ATGCACTCTCTCGCCCAGGAGATCCGCAGCTTCTCCAGGACCAACCTGCGGAAGCAACGCACCCGCGTCACGACGCTGACCGGCAGAAGGATCATCGAGACGTGGCGCGGCTCCTGCCTGCAGGTGGaagaggaggcggcggcggtaGCGCCCGGCTACGTGCAGGATCTCAGCGCCGACCTCCAGGTCGGCGTTGTGAAGCCTTGGTTGCTGCTGG GGTCTCAGGATGCTGCTCACGACCTGGAGACGATGAAAAAACATAAG GTTACTCATGTTCTAAACGTGGCATATGGAGTCCAAAATGCCTTCCTTGATGACTTTATATACAAGACTATTTCTATTTTGGACCTCCCAGAAACTGATATTATCTCCTATTTCCCAGAATGTTTTGAGTTTATTGAGAAAGCCAAGCTCCAG GATGGTGTTGTACTGGTCCACTGTAATGCAGGAGTCTCCCGTGCAGCAGCAGTAGTCATTGGTTTTCTAATGAATTCAGAAGGACTGAGTTTTGCAAGAGCCTATTCCTTGGTTAAAAATGCAAGGCCTGCAGCTTGTCCAAATCCTGGCTTCATGGAGCAGCTTCACAAGTACCAAGAACAGAATATAAAAGCAAATGGCAGCATAAATGATCACAACTGA